The following coding sequences are from one Prochlorococcus marinus XMU1412 window:
- a CDS encoding inorganic diphosphatase produces the protein MDLSSIPPSPMKGIVNIVVEIPAGSRNKYEYCSDAGIMALDRVLHSSVRYPFDYGFIPNTLADDGAPLDAMVIMDEPTFAGCLIKARPIGVLDMHDCGAYDGKLLCVPMANPRQANIVSINQIAPNQLEDVAEFFRTSKGLDGRTVEIDGWRDFDVVQNLLKSCIPLKKKNFKVLKKSKISKLN, from the coding sequence ATGGACCTTAGCTCAATACCTCCATCTCCAATGAAGGGAATAGTAAATATTGTTGTTGAAATACCTGCAGGGAGTAGGAATAAATATGAATATTGCTCTGATGCAGGAATTATGGCCCTAGACAGAGTTTTGCATTCTTCAGTTAGGTACCCTTTTGATTATGGGTTTATCCCAAATACCCTCGCTGATGATGGAGCTCCTCTTGATGCAATGGTGATAATGGATGAACCTACTTTTGCTGGTTGTTTAATAAAAGCCAGACCTATTGGAGTTTTGGATATGCATGATTGTGGGGCATATGATGGAAAACTTTTATGTGTGCCTATGGCTAATCCTAGACAAGCTAATATAGTTAGTATTAATCAAATTGCTCCTAATCAGCTTGAGGATGTTGCTGAATTTTTTAGGACAAGTAAAGGACTTGATGGAAGAACAGTTGAAATTGACGGTTGGAGGGATTTTGATGTTGTTCAAAATTTATTGAAAAGTTGTATACCCCTAAAAAAGAAAAACTTTAAAGTGCTTAAGAAATCAAAAATTAGTAAATTAAATTGA
- a CDS encoding adenylosuccinate synthase yields the protein MANVVVIGAQWGDEGKGKITDLLSRSADVVVRYQGGVNAGHTIVVDDKVLKLHLIPSGILYKNTSCLIGSGTVVDPKILLKEIDMLIDNGIDISGLKISSTSHVTMPYHRILDEAMEADRGSNKIGTTGRGIGPTYADKSQRNGIRIRDLLNKERLSDVIEIPLREKNGLLEKIYGIKPLKLEDIVEEYLDYGERLSKHVVDCTRTIHAASKNKKNILFEGAQGTLLDLDHGTYPFVTSSNPISGGACIGAGVGPTLIDRVIGVAKAYTTRVGEGPFPTELQGSINDQLCDRGSEFGTTTGRRRRCGWFDGVIGKYAVSVNGLDCLAVTKLDVLDELDEIQVCIAYDLDGEEIDYFPTNSDDLKKCKPIFKKLKGWQCSTADCRKLSDLPENAMNYLRFLAELMEVPIAIVSLGANRDQTIVIEDPIHGPKRALLR from the coding sequence TTGGCCAATGTTGTTGTAATCGGAGCCCAATGGGGCGACGAAGGAAAAGGTAAAATAACGGATTTACTTAGTCGTTCGGCAGATGTTGTCGTTCGCTATCAAGGGGGAGTAAATGCAGGTCATACTATAGTTGTTGATGATAAAGTCTTAAAATTACATTTAATTCCCTCAGGGATACTTTATAAAAATACTTCTTGTCTAATTGGTTCGGGAACTGTAGTAGATCCAAAAATCTTGCTTAAAGAAATTGACATGTTAATTGATAATGGAATTGATATCTCAGGATTAAAGATTTCATCAACATCACATGTAACAATGCCCTACCACCGAATATTAGATGAAGCGATGGAGGCTGATAGAGGTTCAAACAAAATAGGGACAACAGGTCGTGGGATTGGCCCAACTTATGCGGACAAGTCACAAAGAAATGGCATTAGGATAAGAGACTTGCTCAATAAGGAAAGGCTAAGTGATGTGATCGAAATTCCATTAAGAGAAAAAAACGGTCTACTAGAAAAAATCTATGGCATTAAACCACTTAAATTAGAAGATATTGTTGAAGAATATCTTGACTATGGGGAAAGATTATCAAAGCATGTTGTTGACTGTACGAGGACTATCCATGCAGCCTCAAAAAACAAGAAGAATATTCTTTTCGAAGGTGCTCAAGGGACTCTACTTGACTTAGATCATGGGACTTATCCTTTTGTTACCTCATCAAACCCTATATCAGGAGGGGCATGTATTGGAGCTGGAGTGGGTCCAACTTTAATTGATAGAGTCATAGGTGTCGCAAAAGCTTATACCACAAGAGTAGGTGAAGGGCCATTTCCAACTGAATTACAAGGAAGTATTAATGATCAACTCTGTGATAGAGGCAGTGAATTTGGAACCACTACTGGGAGAAGGAGAAGATGTGGGTGGTTTGATGGCGTTATTGGGAAATATGCTGTATCTGTAAATGGTCTTGATTGTTTAGCCGTTACGAAACTTGATGTGTTAGATGAATTAGATGAGATTCAAGTTTGCATTGCATATGATCTCGATGGAGAAGAAATAGACTACTTTCCTACAAATTCAGATGACTTAAAAAAATGTAAGCCAATCTTCAAAAAATTAAAAGGTTGGCAATGTTCAACTGCAGATTGCAGAAAACTATCTGATCTTCCAGAGAATGCCATGAATTATCTCAGATTTTTAGCTGAATTAATGGAGGTTCCAATTGCTATTGTCTCGTTGGGGGCGAATAGAGATCAAACTATAGTAATTGAAGACCCAATACATGGTCCTAAAAGAGCACTGCTAAGGTAA
- a CDS encoding CPBP family intramembrane glutamic endopeptidase → MIFKNSSKSKLTLAFISIVITFFVWQQGLRDSLDRPSVSFDISQKEQEIAELSVQSINVNLKKFFIINDPVDQINKSLSDVSFEELTERNKLIRIITSESNDSLIYKNISKDFKDKNFKFLIDEIEKKSNNNSYQANSDKFDLFKGDRFLYHLLSRKFDFDDSALITKSFSRKMFFKILAIRLIPLLTIFIGSILALKILWKTISLKKFGWKEIKSLDLELIDMVLLIAGGFVVLGEVVSPLFSISLVELFSKNISNELSQSLKIFFGYLFMAIPPLWIVFYQIKSLNGEFTFKKDYLQFNFLPIKYAIIQGIKGWLTIVPFVLLISLIMNSLIDNQNGSNPLLEIVLNNNNYASFFLLFVTTTLLAPLFEEIIFRGILLPTLSRDFGVISGIIVSAFIFALAHLSLGEMPPLFVLGIGLAITRIASGSLFSSVIMHSLWNGLTFLNLFLLRT, encoded by the coding sequence ATGATCTTTAAAAATAGTTCTAAGTCAAAACTCACTTTAGCTTTTATTTCTATCGTCATAACTTTTTTTGTATGGCAACAAGGCTTAAGAGACAGTTTAGATAGACCATCTGTTTCATTTGATATTAGTCAAAAAGAGCAAGAAATTGCTGAATTATCTGTCCAATCAATAAATGTAAATCTTAAAAAATTTTTTATAATTAATGACCCTGTTGATCAAATAAATAAATCACTCTCTGATGTCTCATTTGAAGAGCTGACAGAAAGAAATAAATTAATTCGAATAATCACTTCAGAATCAAATGATTCTTTAATTTATAAAAATATATCCAAAGATTTTAAAGATAAAAACTTTAAATTTCTGATTGATGAGATAGAAAAGAAATCTAATAATAATTCATATCAAGCTAATTCTGATAAATTTGATTTATTTAAAGGTGATAGATTTTTATATCATCTTTTAAGCAGGAAATTTGATTTTGACGATAGTGCATTAATAACAAAATCATTTTCAAGAAAAATGTTTTTTAAAATATTAGCCATAAGACTAATTCCACTTTTAACAATATTTATTGGCTCTATTCTGGCTTTAAAAATATTATGGAAAACCATATCTTTGAAAAAGTTTGGTTGGAAAGAAATTAAATCCTTAGATTTAGAATTAATAGATATGGTTTTATTAATTGCAGGTGGATTTGTTGTTTTAGGAGAAGTGGTATCCCCTTTATTTTCTATCAGTTTGGTTGAACTTTTTTCTAAAAATATCTCTAATGAATTATCTCAATCTTTAAAAATTTTCTTTGGATATCTTTTTATGGCTATTCCGCCATTATGGATAGTTTTTTATCAAATTAAATCCTTGAATGGTGAATTTACTTTTAAAAAGGATTATTTACAGTTCAATTTCTTGCCAATAAAATATGCAATTATTCAGGGAATTAAAGGTTGGTTAACAATTGTTCCTTTTGTTTTATTGATCTCTCTTATTATGAATAGTTTGATCGATAATCAGAATGGTAGTAACCCCTTGCTGGAAATTGTTCTTAATAATAATAATTACGCATCATTTTTTCTATTATTTGTAACAACAACTCTATTAGCTCCTCTATTTGAAGAGATTATATTTCGCGGTATTTTACTGCCAACTCTTTCAAGAGATTTTGGAGTAATTTCGGGCATCATAGTTTCAGCTTTTATCTTTGCATTAGCCCATTTAAGTTTGGGAGAAATGCCGCCATTATTTGTTCTAGGGATTGGATTAGCAATTACAAGAATTGCTTCGGGGAGTTTGTTTTCCTCAGTGATTATGCATTCTTTATGGAATGGATTGACTTTCTTAAATTTGTTCCTATTGAGGACATAA
- a CDS encoding resolvase encodes MENIDSNISSEEELVGIDEVQKFLNRSRASVYRYTNTDLRNLNPSFNPRKLNPEFRTDQKDPLKFHPNEVARFAKDILRIKEVTVEVFNTPSSAAQNIMVQILDELKSIRSLLEKE; translated from the coding sequence ATGGAAAATATAGATTCCAATATCTCTAGTGAAGAGGAATTAGTAGGTATTGATGAAGTTCAAAAATTCCTTAACAGATCAAGAGCTTCTGTCTATAGGTATACAAATACAGATTTAAGAAATCTAAACCCTAGCTTTAATCCAAGAAAATTAAATCCCGAATTTAGAACTGATCAAAAAGATCCTTTAAAGTTTCATCCTAATGAAGTTGCAAGATTTGCAAAGGATATTTTAAGAATTAAGGAGGTTACTGTAGAGGTCTTTAATACACCTTCCTCCGCGGCTCAAAATATAATGGTACAAATATTAGACGAACTTAAATCTATCAGGTCTTTGCTAGAGAAAGAGTAA
- a CDS encoding histidine phosphatase family protein: MAIRLVLVRHGLSSFNAKGLIQGRTDDSLLTDEGYEQARKAGKALSKINFDKIYSSPLVRAAETAKTIKKTFNKEQNIIFDDNLLEVDLSEWSGLKIDEIKKKFPEIYPIWKNDPENLILKRNGNKTYKPIQELFFQATDFVKDILKLYQDKDDINILVVGHNAILRCLILLLLGKPKQGFRKIRLENASFSILNISKKDNSFKTQIECLNQTSHLNKNIPNKIGDSRIFLIRHGETNWNKEGRFQGQIDIPLNENGKDQAKKTFEYLRNISFNKAFSSSMHRPYETAQIILQNNKDLKIEKIDSLVEISHGLWEGKLEAEIREEWPALLKNWHDKPEEVIMPEGESIKDVSERSVEAFDKICLSQEDNDLTLLVAHDAVNKTLICNILGINYSNIWMIKQGNGGITIIDLFNDPNKPPAISALNITTHLGGIIDSTASGAL, translated from the coding sequence ATGGCTATAAGATTAGTTTTAGTTAGGCACGGACTAAGCAGCTTCAATGCAAAAGGATTAATTCAAGGAAGAACAGACGATTCATTATTAACCGATGAAGGATACGAACAAGCCCGAAAAGCAGGAAAAGCATTATCAAAAATAAACTTCGATAAAATCTATTCCTCCCCACTTGTGAGAGCGGCGGAGACTGCAAAAACAATTAAAAAGACCTTCAATAAAGAACAAAATATTATATTCGACGATAATTTGCTAGAGGTAGATCTTAGTGAATGGTCTGGTCTAAAAATTGATGAAATAAAAAAGAAATTTCCAGAAATTTACCCTATATGGAAAAATGATCCAGAAAATCTTATCTTAAAAAGAAATGGCAATAAAACTTATAAACCAATTCAAGAGTTATTTTTTCAAGCAACAGATTTTGTAAAAGATATTTTAAAACTTTATCAAGACAAAGATGATATAAATATTTTAGTTGTTGGACATAATGCAATTCTAAGATGTTTAATACTCTTGTTATTAGGAAAGCCTAAGCAAGGTTTTAGAAAAATAAGATTAGAAAATGCTTCTTTCTCGATACTCAATATTTCAAAGAAAGATAACTCTTTTAAGACTCAAATTGAATGCTTAAATCAAACTTCCCATCTTAATAAAAATATTCCAAATAAAATTGGAGATTCCAGAATATTTCTAATAAGACATGGTGAAACTAACTGGAACAAAGAAGGAAGATTTCAAGGCCAAATTGATATCCCTTTAAATGAAAACGGAAAAGATCAAGCTAAAAAGACTTTTGAATATTTGAGAAATATTTCTTTCAATAAGGCATTTTCAAGTTCAATGCATAGGCCTTATGAGACTGCACAAATAATCCTTCAAAATAACAAAGATTTAAAAATTGAGAAAATAGATTCACTCGTAGAAATCAGTCACGGATTATGGGAGGGTAAATTGGAAGCAGAAATTAGAGAAGAGTGGCCTGCTTTACTAAAAAATTGGCATGATAAACCTGAAGAAGTAATAATGCCCGAAGGTGAATCTATAAAAGATGTATCAGAAAGGTCCGTAGAAGCTTTTGACAAAATTTGTTTATCTCAAGAGGATAATGACCTAACCCTTTTGGTTGCTCATGATGCAGTCAATAAAACCCTAATTTGCAATATCCTTGGGATTAATTATTCAAATATTTGGATGATAAAACAAGGTAATGGTGGCATAACTATAATTGACCTCTTTAATGATCCCAATAAGCCCCCTGCGATTAGCGCTTTAAACATAACAACCCATCTAGGAGGAATAATTGATTCAACTGCTTCAGGAGCACTTTAA
- the psb27 gene encoding photosystem II protein Psb27 — translation MLLKWTSKLFFKNLTKAISFAISLIVVFTLFSSPSIAAKTAMTGDYTKDTISVVKTLQTAVDTPKDSPNKDEVRSEALTLITDYISRYRNRGMVNKTQSFTTMQTALNAMAGHYKNFASRPLPDKLKERLTKEFSLAEKMVLRES, via the coding sequence ATGTTACTGAAATGGACATCAAAATTATTTTTTAAGAACCTTACCAAAGCTATATCTTTTGCAATATCCTTAATTGTTGTTTTTACACTATTTAGTTCCCCTTCCATAGCGGCAAAAACCGCTATGACAGGGGACTATACAAAGGATACAATTTCAGTTGTTAAAACATTACAAACAGCTGTCGATACTCCAAAAGATTCTCCAAATAAAGATGAAGTAAGAAGTGAAGCCCTTACACTCATAACTGACTATATTTCCAGATATAGGAATAGAGGGATGGTGAATAAAACGCAATCATTTACCACAATGCAAACAGCATTAAATGCTATGGCAGGTCATTACAAAAACTTTGCAAGTAGACCTTTACCAGATAAACTTAAAGAGCGTTTAACCAAAGAATTTTCTCTTGCTGAAAAAATGGTTCTAAGAGAAAGTTGA
- a CDS encoding proline--tRNA ligase: protein MRVTTSFPLGTLRDTPSEAEIISHQLLLKAGYIRRVNSGIYAYMPLMLRVIEKISAIIDKELNSIGCTKLLLPQLHPADLWKKSERWEGYTAGEGIMFNLKDRQGKEFGLAPTHEEVITSIASETINSYKQLPQCFYQIQTKFRDEIRPRFGLMRSREFIMKDGYSFHSSENDLASFYEKVGNAYENIFKSCGLQTVGVEADSGAIGGASSKEFMVTADAGEDSILFTQSGSYAANIEKAVSLPSQPIPLKDNIAEWLETPHQKTILEVCDNNNLDPSQLIKVVIFLAQFEGEFNIPILACIRGDQHINEVKLFNLINKLHHFNLLNLKKIEDKNTIEKNLVDLPLGFIGPNIDNETIKASSNWEKKWTRIVDHSASDLSKFISGGNKVNFHKVFQEFSFDSKDYLIGDIRNAKKGDKISIYDNEELKEKKGIEIGHIFQLGQKYSEKLNAKFSDKDGQLKNLWMGCYGIGVTRIAQAAIEQNHDQKGICWPIQISPFEVIIIPTNLKDPIQSNLTEHIYNNFLINKIDVLLDDRNDRAGVKFKDAELIGIPFQIIIGRDSINKEVELLCRTNNTKLKISTDKLLETFISESKIMYNRKS, encoded by the coding sequence ATGCGCGTGACAACCTCATTTCCTCTGGGGACACTTCGTGACACACCTTCTGAAGCTGAGATTATTTCACATCAATTACTCTTAAAAGCTGGGTATATTCGCAGAGTTAACAGCGGTATTTATGCATACATGCCACTAATGCTTAGAGTAATTGAAAAAATATCGGCAATAATAGATAAAGAACTTAATAGTATTGGTTGCACGAAATTACTATTACCCCAACTTCATCCTGCAGATTTATGGAAAAAAAGTGAAAGGTGGGAAGGATATACCGCAGGTGAAGGAATAATGTTTAATCTCAAAGATCGACAAGGTAAGGAATTTGGTTTAGCACCAACTCACGAAGAGGTAATCACGAGTATTGCATCAGAGACCATCAACTCCTATAAGCAATTACCTCAATGTTTTTACCAAATTCAGACAAAATTTAGAGATGAAATAAGGCCAAGGTTTGGATTGATGAGAAGTAGAGAATTCATAATGAAAGATGGCTATTCTTTTCATTCTTCAGAAAACGATCTAGCTTCTTTCTATGAAAAGGTAGGCAATGCTTATGAAAATATTTTTAAATCTTGTGGACTGCAGACAGTAGGGGTTGAAGCTGATAGTGGAGCAATTGGCGGTGCTTCATCTAAAGAGTTTATGGTCACTGCTGATGCTGGGGAAGATTCCATTTTGTTCACTCAAAGTGGTTCTTATGCTGCCAATATCGAAAAAGCTGTTTCTCTACCCTCTCAACCTATTCCACTTAAAGATAATATTGCAGAGTGGTTGGAAACGCCTCATCAAAAAACAATCCTAGAAGTTTGTGATAATAACAATTTAGACCCAAGTCAGCTTATTAAAGTAGTCATATTCCTTGCACAGTTCGAAGGTGAATTTAATATCCCAATTCTTGCATGCATAAGAGGCGATCAACACATTAATGAAGTAAAGCTTTTTAACTTAATCAATAAACTTCATCACTTCAATCTCCTTAATCTTAAAAAGATTGAAGACAAAAATACTATCGAAAAAAACCTAGTTGATTTACCCTTAGGTTTTATAGGGCCAAATATAGATAATGAAACTATTAAAGCTAGTTCTAATTGGGAAAAAAAATGGACAAGAATAGTTGACCATTCTGCAAGTGACCTTTCAAAGTTTATAAGTGGTGGGAATAAAGTTAATTTCCATAAAGTTTTTCAAGAATTTTCTTTTGATTCGAAAGACTATCTAATTGGGGATATAAGGAATGCCAAAAAAGGAGATAAAATAAGTATTTATGATAATGAAGAACTTAAAGAAAAAAAAGGTATCGAGATTGGACATATTTTCCAACTAGGTCAAAAATATAGTGAAAAATTAAATGCAAAGTTCTCTGATAAGGACGGTCAGCTAAAAAATTTATGGATGGGTTGTTACGGAATAGGAGTGACAAGAATAGCTCAAGCCGCTATCGAACAGAATCATGATCAAAAAGGCATTTGTTGGCCTATCCAGATTTCTCCTTTTGAAGTTATTATTATCCCAACAAACCTAAAAGATCCTATTCAAAGTAATCTTACTGAGCATATCTATAACAACTTTTTAATTAATAAAATTGATGTCCTTCTCGATGATAGAAACGATAGAGCTGGAGTGAAATTTAAAGATGCGGAATTAATTGGAATTCCTTTTCAGATAATTATTGGCAGAGATTCTATTAATAAAGAAGTAGAACTTTTATGCAGAACAAATAATACTAAGCTTAAAATTAGTACTGATAAATTATTAGAAACATTTATTTCCGAATCTAAAATAATGTACAATAGAAAGTCTTGA
- a CDS encoding single-stranded DNA-binding protein, translated as MNHCLIQAVINSAPQMRYTKENQTPIAEMIVNFKGLRSEDPTRDLKIIGWGNIAQEMVDELKEGQNIVIEGRLK; from the coding sequence ATGAATCATTGTTTAATTCAGGCGGTCATTAATAGCGCTCCCCAAATGAGGTATACCAAAGAAAACCAAACTCCAATTGCAGAAATGATTGTTAATTTTAAAGGATTACGTAGTGAAGATCCAACCAGAGATCTCAAGATTATAGGATGGGGAAATATTGCCCAAGAAATGGTAGATGAACTAAAGGAGGGGCAAAATATTGTTATTGAAGGACGTCTAAAGA
- a CDS encoding adenosine kinase — protein MKESFRHFEHKKVDLIGLGNAIVDIIVNIEDEFLEINNLDKGSMNLINSDESQRLLENCKVIKQISGGSSANTVVSLAELGNHVQFIGRVKNDQFGNFFSDDIKKSKTIFNTPPTIEGAPTAHSIILVTPDAQRTMCTYLGASVEFEPKDIDFTVIKESKYLYLEGYLWDSELAKKAFIKAAQIAKQSNTKIILSLSDSFCVDRHRESFLELIYEYVDIVFCNESEVLSLFKNDKLAGCQEDLASLCELVIVTLGSNGSQIVYKNNVEIIESITKGKIIDTTGAGDIYAGGFIHGLINNCSLKKCGEIASICAGQIITQLGSRSDIDLKELIK, from the coding sequence ATGAAGGAATCCTTTAGACATTTTGAACATAAAAAAGTTGATCTCATTGGTCTAGGCAACGCAATAGTAGATATTATTGTAAATATTGAAGATGAGTTTCTTGAGATAAATAATCTGGATAAAGGATCAATGAATCTAATTAATTCTGATGAATCTCAGAGATTGTTAGAAAATTGCAAAGTGATCAAACAAATTTCAGGTGGATCCTCAGCAAATACCGTTGTTTCTTTAGCAGAATTAGGCAATCATGTGCAGTTTATAGGAAGAGTGAAAAATGATCAATTTGGGAATTTCTTTTCTGACGATATAAAAAAAAGTAAAACTATATTTAATACTCCACCTACTATTGAAGGTGCTCCTACAGCTCATTCAATCATTTTGGTTACACCGGATGCACAAAGAACTATGTGCACTTACCTAGGAGCATCTGTAGAGTTTGAACCAAAAGACATTGACTTTACTGTAATTAAGGAAAGTAAATACTTATATTTAGAAGGATATTTATGGGACAGCGAATTAGCTAAAAAAGCTTTTATTAAAGCCGCCCAAATTGCAAAACAATCTAATACAAAAATAATTCTTTCTTTGTCTGATTCATTTTGTGTAGATAGACATCGTGAGAGTTTCTTGGAATTAATTTATGAATATGTAGATATTGTTTTTTGTAATGAATCCGAGGTGTTAAGTCTATTTAAAAATGATAAATTAGCAGGCTGCCAAGAAGACCTAGCTTCCTTATGTGAATTAGTCATAGTAACTCTTGGGAGCAATGGTTCTCAGATCGTTTACAAAAATAATGTTGAAATAATTGAGTCAATAACGAAGGGCAAGATTATTGATACTACAGGAGCGGGAGATATCTATGCGGGAGGATTTATCCATGGATTAATAAACAATTGTTCCCTCAAAAAATGCGGAGAGATAGCTTCAATTTGTGCGGGGCAAATAATTACGCAATTAGGATCTAGATCAGATATTGATCTTAAAGAGTTAATAAAATAG
- a CDS encoding Spx/MgsR family RNA polymerase-binding regulatory protein, translating to MKKIIFYSYLKCSTCRKAAKWLESKDFEFQLIDIVKEPPLVNYLNLALEQYSDDKRRIFNTRGKAFKTLNLDIYGLSREEIIQLLLSDGKLIKRPFLIYEGKKVILGFNEIEYSNQFI from the coding sequence TTGAAAAAAATAATTTTTTATAGTTATTTAAAATGCTCTACTTGCAGAAAAGCTGCAAAGTGGCTTGAAAGCAAAGATTTTGAATTCCAATTAATTGATATTGTAAAAGAACCGCCACTTGTTAATTATTTAAATCTAGCTTTAGAACAATACTCTGATGATAAGAGACGGATTTTTAATACAAGAGGTAAAGCTTTTAAAACTCTTAATCTTGATATTTATGGTTTATCAAGGGAAGAAATTATTCAACTTCTTTTAAGTGATGGCAAATTAATAAAAAGACCATTTTTGATTTACGAAGGTAAAAAAGTAATATTAGGTTTTAACGAAATTGAATATTCCAATCAATTTATATAA
- the cobK gene encoding precorrin-6A reductase — MQNQGNCYKNVWILSGTSDGPVIANRLLELNYSVFASVLTYKAGQAYIENPKLHIITGKLNNKDQIINFINKNKITCVVDATHPFAVIISKNLNNACKEINIPLLLFERKSLIKNTNNFFYIDHLKDINNVDIENKNILLAIGSRFLNDTANYYMNCKANVFTRVLPVYESITKAFGSCIKNSNIAILEPSKNNKSILEKKLCDFWEIDYVLCRESGSYSQKNWERIVSGSKMKLFLVKRPKVKNDYSYTFDQYHNLINHIIKKY, encoded by the coding sequence ATGCAGAATCAAGGAAATTGCTATAAAAATGTTTGGATCCTATCAGGAACTTCGGATGGACCTGTAATAGCTAATAGGCTTCTTGAACTTAATTATTCAGTCTTTGCAAGTGTTTTAACTTATAAAGCAGGGCAAGCTTATATTGAGAATCCAAAGTTACATATCATTACGGGGAAATTAAATAATAAAGATCAAATAATTAATTTCATAAATAAAAATAAAATCACATGCGTTGTCGATGCTACTCATCCGTTTGCCGTAATAATTTCTAAAAATCTTAATAATGCATGTAAAGAGATTAATATACCTCTTTTACTATTTGAAAGGAAATCTCTAATAAAAAACACTAATAATTTTTTTTATATTGATCATTTAAAGGATATAAATAATGTTGATATTGAGAATAAGAATATTCTTCTTGCAATAGGATCAAGATTCCTTAACGATACAGCTAATTATTATATGAATTGTAAAGCAAATGTATTTACAAGGGTACTTCCAGTTTATGAGAGTATAACTAAAGCTTTTGGATCATGTATTAAAAATTCAAACATAGCGATACTTGAACCAAGTAAAAATAATAAAAGCATTTTAGAAAAAAAACTTTGTGATTTTTGGGAGATAGATTATGTTCTATGCAGAGAATCAGGAAGTTATTCTCAGAAAAACTGGGAGAGAATAGTTTCTGGAAGTAAGATGAAGTTATTTTTGGTTAAAAGGCCGAAAGTTAAAAATGATTATTCTTACACTTTTGATCAATATCACAATTTGATAAATCATATAATTAAAAAATATTGA
- the cutA gene encoding divalent-cation tolerance protein CutA encodes MEVLVIITTESSNANALRMAKLLIQNKLAACVSIKQIFSIYKWDDDIEDTKEFEITIKSKLEFKDCLIDFVNKNSTYDVPQIIYKKYHAEMKYYDWLNKTI; translated from the coding sequence ATGGAAGTATTAGTTATAATCACAACTGAATCAAGTAACGCAAATGCTTTGCGAATGGCTAAATTACTAATACAGAATAAACTTGCAGCTTGTGTTTCGATAAAACAAATTTTTTCAATTTATAAGTGGGATGATGATATTGAAGATACTAAAGAGTTTGAAATCACAATAAAAAGTAAACTAGAATTTAAAGATTGTTTAATTGATTTCGTAAATAAAAATTCCACATATGATGTCCCTCAAATTATTTACAAAAAATACCATGCTGAGATGAAATATTATGATTGGTTGAATAAGACTATTTGA
- the lepB gene encoding signal peptidase I — protein MHASIKSFLKEWGLLILLTFFVSSCRSFFAEPRYIPSGSMLPELQINDRLIIEKFSLRNSLPKRGDIVVFNSPYSFDEKLISSRSKPLPKKRYCFFMSFPPMSFVPGLRDQACDAYIKRVVAMPGEIVSVNRKGELIINNKLIPEPYVSYKCSSPLFNNCGKFENIKVPEDHFLVLGDNRSNSWDGRYWPGNKFLHKKEIIGKAYFRFWPLNQVGFFN, from the coding sequence ATGCATGCTTCTATTAAAAGTTTTTTAAAAGAATGGGGTCTACTAATTTTATTAACTTTTTTTGTTTCTTCTTGTAGATCTTTTTTCGCAGAACCACGTTATATACCTTCTGGTTCAATGCTCCCAGAATTACAAATAAACGATAGGCTAATTATTGAAAAATTTTCGCTAAGAAACTCCTTACCCAAAAGAGGAGATATTGTTGTTTTTAACTCACCTTACTCCTTTGATGAAAAATTAATTTCATCAAGATCTAAGCCTCTCCCAAAAAAAAGATATTGTTTTTTCATGAGTTTCCCCCCGATGTCGTTTGTTCCAGGCTTGAGGGATCAAGCTTGCGATGCGTATATTAAAAGAGTGGTTGCAATGCCAGGGGAAATTGTTAGTGTAAACAGAAAGGGTGAATTAATAATAAATAATAAATTAATTCCTGAACCTTATGTCTCTTACAAGTGCTCATCACCCCTCTTTAATAACTGTGGTAAATTTGAAAATATAAAAGTTCCTGAAGATCATTTTTTAGTTTTAGGTGATAATAGGTCAAATAGCTGGGATGGTAGATATTGGCCTGGAAATAAATTTCTTCATAAAAAGGAGATAATTGGTAAAGCATATTTTAGATTTTGGCCTCTTAATCAAGTTGGCTTTTTCAATTAA